Below is a window of Qipengyuania profundimaris DNA.
TGAAGAACTGTCGAAACTGACCGTCATGGAAGCCGCCGAGCTCGCTACGGCGCTCGAAGAAGAGTGGGGCGTCAGCGCCGCCGCTGCTGTTGCCGTTGCCGGCCCCGCCGCTGGCGGTGGTGACGCTGGTGCCGCAGCCGAAGAAAAGGACGAATTCGACGTCGTCCTGACCGGCGACGGTGGCAAGAAGATCCAGGTCATCAAGGAAGTCCGTGCCATCACCGGCCTGGGCCTGACCGAAGCCAAGGCTCTTGTCGAAGGCGCGCCCAAGCCGCTCAAGGAAGGCGTCAACAAGGCGGAAGCCGAAGAAATCAAGGGCAAGATCGAAGCAGCCGGCGGTACCGTCGAGCTCAAGTAAGCTTCTTTCTTACTTTCGAAATCGAGGAAGGGCGGTGCCAGCGATGGCGCCGCCCTTTTTCGATTCGCATGCCACCCGGGCGTTGGCCGCACGTGGTTTCCCTACAATACGGTCCCGGCGAGCCGGAGACAGCTCCCTCAGGGCAAACGCCCGTTAACCAAGACCGGAAACCGTAGATTGACGATGGCGACCTAATCCATGCTGCATGGAAAAGCGCCTCACCTTTCCGAACCGCAAGGTCATCGCCACGCTCGGCCTCGGGCTCTCGGCTTGGATGACTGCCGCTCCGGCGACGGCACAGGTCTATGCGCCGATGATCCTTCCCGCCCTGAGTTCGGCCTTGTCGACGGGCGTGTGTCCGGTTGCAGCGTCCGCGTCCCTCGCATCGTCTGGACCGACCGGTACGGGGGTTTCGAAGGCATCCGCGATCCTCGGCGGTGCGTCCAGTGCGCTCGAAACGATCCGCGCACGGCAGGATGGGTTCGAAACGATGGGCCCTTTGATGCCGGGGGCGGGAACGGCCGAACCGCCGGTCGAAACGATGTCCACCACGGCAGCCCTGGCCCTTCCCCCCATGGCAGAATGCGCTTCTAGCCCAGGGACGGCGCTCGCCAGACTGGCGCAGCTTTCTTCACCCATTGCCGACACAAGCCTGCCGGGAGCGAACGACTTCCTCGCCAGCCGCCGGGTGCCGATCGCAACGACCAATTTCGACGCCTCGTGGGACCGGGTGAACCGCGAACGCGGTTCCGTGGGTCGCTCGGCGCGCCAGTTGCTCGGACAGTCCGAGGGACTCGAGGACAAACTCGCTATCGTCAACCGCTGGGTCAACCAGCGGATCGCCTACAGGGAAGATAGCGATCTGTTCGGGCAGGCCGACTATTGGGCCGGACCCCGCCAGACTCTGCGCCTCGGCCAGGGCGATTGCGAAGATTACGCTCTTTTGAAGATGCACATGCTCGCCGCAGCCGGTGTGCCGCGCGAGGACATGTTCCTGACCATCACGCGGGATCTCGTGCGCCGGGCCGATCATGCAGTGCTGATCGTGCGAACTGCGGACGGGTTCCGCATGCTCGACAATGCGAGCGACGCCGTTCTCGACGCCAGTTCCGCCAACGACTACCGGCCGGTTTTGAGCTTCAGCGGCCGCAAGAGCTGGCTGCACGGCTATTGATCGCCCGCGTCACCGTTCGGTCATCGCCCGGTCCAGGGCCTTGTTTACCGGCTTGAACAGGTAGGTCAGGATGCTGTGGCGTCCGGTAATGATCTCCACGTCACAGATCATGCCGGGCACGATCGGCAGGCGCTGGCCATTCTTGACGATGAACGACCGATCGGTCTCGATGACCACGGTATAGTAAGCTTCGCGTTCGGCCTCGTCGTAGATGCTGTCGGCCGAAACCTGCTGCACCTTGCCGCGCAGCCCGCCGTAGATCGAGAAATCATAGGCGGTGACCTTTACGTTCGCGCGATCGCCGACCTTGATGAAGGCCCGATCGCTCGGAGCGATACGCGCTTCTACCAACAGCTTGTCGCCAACCGGCACGACTTGCATGATCTTCTCGCCCGCATTCACGAACCCGCCGACCGTGGTAATCTGGACGTCGTTCACGATCCCGTCGGCAGGTGCGCGCAGTTCGTTGCGCTGCTGGCGCGCTGCGGCGCCGCGGATCGATTCCTCATTGACCGCGAGGCGCGTGGTGACTTCGCTGCGTTCGGCAAGCGCCTGCTGGCGAAAATCGAGCCGTGCCTGGCTGAGATCCGCCTGCGCCTGCCGGATCGCGGCCGAAGACCGGCCCACGGCCTGCCGGGCCGCAGCCAGCCGGCCCTGGGTGTCGACGAGATCCCTTTGCGCCTGGATCAATTCGGTTTGCGGGACGATATTCTTCTGCGCCAGCGGCTCCAGCATCTGCACCTGTTCGCGCGCAAGACGCACGCTGTTTTCCAGGGCCGACGCAGTCGCCTGCGCTTCCTGCAAATCGCGGCGGCGCTGTTCGATCGCCGAGCCTAGTGCGCTTTCGCGCGCCCTGGCAGTCGCGGTGCGCACCTGTTGCAGCCGTCGTTCTTCGGCGCACAGGCCGCCCGCCTCGCATCCGGCCGCACCGCCCGATGCTTCGTTCTCCAGCCGCTGGGCCCGCGCAGCAAGCCTGCGGTTTTCCTCTTCGAGCTCGCCCAAGGCGGAAGCCGACTGGGTATCGTCGAGCCGGACGAGGAGGTCGCCTTTGCTGACCGACTGCCCTCCACGGACCAGAATCTCCGAGATGACGGCCGGTTCGGCCGGCTGGACAAGCTGCGCCTTGCTCGACGGAATGACCTTGCCGGTACCACGAGTGATCTGTTCGACCTGAGCGAAGGCCGACCATGCGAAGAGCAGCAATATCCCGACGGCGGCAATCGCGATCAGGCGCTGCGGCGCATCCAGGCCCGCGAAGCGTTGGCGCAGGCCGCTCATTCCCCGCCTCCCGCGCCCATCGGCTCGACTGAATTGCCTGCCTGCCCTGCAAGAGTGGCGCGATAGCCCGCGCTGGCGGAAACGGGATCGGGAATGCTCAGTGTCCAGCCCGTCGTCGTATCGAGCCGCCCGCCCACATCCGAAGCCGCGTGCCGATCGGTTACATCGGGCGAAACCGTGGTGCCGGGGACCAGATCATGCGCGATCTCTGCGCCCGCTTCTTCCTCGCTCGCGAAGCGGTCGCGAAGCCGCGCGAAATTCACCGTGGGTATAGCCTCGCGGCCCGACCAGGCACGGTTGAAAGCCATTGCCGAGCCCGCCCTGCCGGGGAAACGGTAGAATATGTGCCGGCCGATCTGCCGGATCTTGCCGAGGGTGAACGCCCAGCGCGGCACGACGTAATCGGCATGATAATGCGTTGCGGTGCCGACTTCGGGAGCCCTGCCGCCATCGAGCATCTCCCGGGCGATCCGCCTGGCCGATGCCCAGTGGCTCGCCATCGGTTGGCGCAGCAACGACCCGTCGCAAGTGAAGCTGAACTGGCAGACCGGGCGCGACACCCCTTCGTAGACTACGCCGCAAACACTGTTCGGGTAGGCCGGGTGCGCCACGCGATTGAGAACGACCTGCGCCACGGCACGCTGCCCCGAAACCGGTTCCAGCGCCGCTTCGTAATAGATCGCCTGCGCGAGGCATTTCTCGGCCGTTGCGAGACTGCCCGCAGCCATGTCCCGGCGCGATATGTGGCCGGGCTGCTCGAGCCGCAATCTGGCCAGCGGGATCGCCGCGTTGCGGGCCTCCGCGCTTTCGGCCGAGACGCTTAGCGGCTGGTCCTCGCCGGTCGACATCTGGGCGATATCGCCGACGTCCGGCACCTGAGCCAGCTCCATGGCCTGCGCTTTTTGCGGCAGAGGTGCGATTGAAGGCGCTGCGGCCAGCAGGCATCCGGCCACCACGGTCAAGATGCCGCCGATGCGCGCGATGGGGAGGGACGTCACGCCGGATCCCCTTTCGCCAACTCGGACCCGGCCTGCTTCAAGACGTCCTGTACCGGACCGTCCGCAACGATCTTGCCTGAATCGAGCACGATAAGCCGGTCGCAAATGGAAAACAGGGCCGGCCGGTGGGTCGCGATGATCAGCGTCTGATCCGGTGCCAGCGCCTTGCCGAGCCGCTCTACCAGTAGCTTTTCCGTGTGGCTGTCCATCGCACCGGTGGGTTCGTCTAAGAACAGGACCTCGGCATCGGTGACGAGGGCGCGGGTCAGCGCCATGAAGGCACGCTGACCGCCCGAAAGCATGCGGCCATCCTCGCCCACGGGGCGGTCGAAGCCGCCTGCGTCGCGAGACAGGAACATGTCGGCCCCGGTTTTGCGCATTGCCTCGATCAACCGCTCGTCGGCTATGCCGGGATCGGAGATGGCCAGATTGTCCTTGATCGATCCGGTGAACAGCACCGCATCCTGGCCGACGAAGCGCAAGGCCTGCCGCAGCAATTCGGGCCTGAACTGCCGGGCGTCGATGCCGTTCAGCAGCAGGGCGCCGTCGCTTGGCGGGTATAGCCCGCAGACGACCCTGCCCAGCGTCGACTTGCCCGAAGCGACCCGCCCCACGATGGCGATTTTTTCCCCGGGCGTGATCGTCAGATCGATCCCCGAAAGGGCGGACTGTGCCGTGCCTTCGTAGGCGAACGAGAGGTCTTCCAGCCGGATCGTCGGCTTCTCCAGAGCTCCCAGCGCCAGGCTACTGCCCTGCTTGCGCTCGTCCCCCCCTTCGAAAAGCTTTTCGATACTGTCGAGCGCTTCCTGCGCCTGGCGGCCACGGGTCAGCAGGTAGGCAATCTGGCCTGCGGGCGCGAGCGAACGGGATGAAAGCATCACGATGGCGATGATCGCGCCCATCGTGATGTCGCCATTGGCGAACAGGTAATAACCGCCGACGATCAGCGATACGGTCGAAACCTGCTGGAAGGTCTGGGCCAGGCCGACCGCCAGCGAATTGATATCGCGCAGACGTTGCTGGGAGTGGCTGCCGATATCCGCCAGCTTGTGCCAGCGCGACAACATCGTCCCCTCGCCCGAAACGCTCTTCAACGTCTCCATGCCGGCGAGCGATTCCACCAGCATCGTCTGCTGGAGACCGTAATCCGCCTGCGCGTCCCGCGCCGCGTCGACCACCTTGCGCTGAAGCACGTAACCCGCCCCCAGCATCGCGAGAATGATCGTTAGCGGGACCAGCGCGAGCCAGCCGCCGATAATGGCGATCACACCCACGAAAACGAACAGGAACAGCACGTCGATGACCATGACCAACGTGGTCGAGGCGAAGAAGTCCCTGACGATCGCGAATTCGGACACGCGCGCAGCGAGCGATCCGGTGTGCCCTTTTCGCTCTTGCAGCGGGGAAGCAAGCAGGCGGCCGAAGATCTTTTGCGACAGCTTGAGATCGAGGCGACGAGCAGTCTGGTCGACGACTGCGGTCCGGGCCCGGCGCAGGAAGAATTCGAGGCCGAAGGCCAGAACCACGCCGACGGCCAGAACCCAGAGCGTCTCGGCCGCGCGGTTCGGGATCACGCGATCATAGACGTTCATGGTGAAGATCGGCAGCGCGATGGCCAGCAGGTTGATCAGGAACGATGCGAGGAAGACCGGGGCGAAAGACCGCCGCTCCTTGCGCATTTCGGTCCAGAACCAGTGGCCGCGCGCCTTGGCATGCCAGGGCGCCTCGCTTTCGCGAAGCTCGTCCGGATCGCCGAAAATCCGATAGAGCGTCCCGGCATAGCCCTTGGCAAGCCGCGCATGCGCCTCCCATTGTTCCAGCCCCATCCCGGGTCGCCAGACGAGAATCTCACCATCGCGCGCATCGAGCAGGAGGGCGGCTTCTCCATCGGCGAACTTCGCAATGGCGGGGTAGTTGGCGGCCCCGACCGGTAGCTTGCGCGGATTGGCGGGATCGAAATTCAGGCGCGCCAGATCGAGCGCCGCCCCGGCCTGGTGCCAGGGAAGAAAGCCGCGCTCGT
It encodes the following:
- the rplL gene encoding 50S ribosomal protein L7/L12; the encoded protein is MADIAKLVEELSKLTVMEAAELATALEEEWGVSAAAAVAVAGPAAGGGDAGAAAEEKDEFDVVLTGDGGKKIQVIKEVRAITGLGLTEAKALVEGAPKPLKEGVNKAEAEEIKGKIEAAGGTVELK
- a CDS encoding transglutaminase-like cysteine peptidase; this encodes MEKRLTFPNRKVIATLGLGLSAWMTAAPATAQVYAPMILPALSSALSTGVCPVAASASLASSGPTGTGVSKASAILGGASSALETIRARQDGFETMGPLMPGAGTAEPPVETMSTTAALALPPMAECASSPGTALARLAQLSSPIADTSLPGANDFLASRRVPIATTNFDASWDRVNRERGSVGRSARQLLGQSEGLEDKLAIVNRWVNQRIAYREDSDLFGQADYWAGPRQTLRLGQGDCEDYALLKMHMLAAAGVPREDMFLTITRDLVRRADHAVLIVRTADGFRMLDNASDAVLDASSANDYRPVLSFSGRKSWLHGY
- a CDS encoding HlyD family type I secretion periplasmic adaptor subunit encodes the protein MSGLRQRFAGLDAPQRLIAIAAVGILLLFAWSAFAQVEQITRGTGKVIPSSKAQLVQPAEPAVISEILVRGGQSVSKGDLLVRLDDTQSASALGELEEENRRLAARAQRLENEASGGAAGCEAGGLCAEERRLQQVRTATARARESALGSAIEQRRRDLQEAQATASALENSVRLAREQVQMLEPLAQKNIVPQTELIQAQRDLVDTQGRLAAARQAVGRSSAAIRQAQADLSQARLDFRQQALAERSEVTTRLAVNEESIRGAAARQQRNELRAPADGIVNDVQITTVGGFVNAGEKIMQVVPVGDKLLVEARIAPSDRAFIKVGDRANVKVTAYDFSIYGGLRGKVQQVSADSIYDEAEREAYYTVVIETDRSFIVKNGQRLPIVPGMICDVEIITGRHSILTYLFKPVNKALDRAMTER
- a CDS encoding cell wall hydrolase, which produces MTSLPIARIGGILTVVAGCLLAAAPSIAPLPQKAQAMELAQVPDVGDIAQMSTGEDQPLSVSAESAEARNAAIPLARLRLEQPGHISRRDMAAGSLATAEKCLAQAIYYEAALEPVSGQRAVAQVVLNRVAHPAYPNSVCGVVYEGVSRPVCQFSFTCDGSLLRQPMASHWASARRIAREMLDGGRAPEVGTATHYHADYVVPRWAFTLGKIRQIGRHIFYRFPGRAGSAMAFNRAWSGREAIPTVNFARLRDRFASEEEAGAEIAHDLVPGTTVSPDVTDRHAASDVGGRLDTTTGWTLSIPDPVSASAGYRATLAGQAGNSVEPMGAGGGE
- a CDS encoding ABC transporter transmembrane domain-containing protein — translated: MMSKEGEIEAGVEIDSLSECVAEAARRFGPSFDTTLLVQLPKNERGFLPWHQAGAALDLARLNFDPANPRKLPVGAANYPAIAKFADGEAALLLDARDGEILVWRPGMGLEQWEAHARLAKGYAGTLYRIFGDPDELRESEAPWHAKARGHWFWTEMRKERRSFAPVFLASFLINLLAIALPIFTMNVYDRVIPNRAAETLWVLAVGVVLAFGLEFFLRRARTAVVDQTARRLDLKLSQKIFGRLLASPLQERKGHTGSLAARVSEFAIVRDFFASTTLVMVIDVLFLFVFVGVIAIIGGWLALVPLTIILAMLGAGYVLQRKVVDAARDAQADYGLQQTMLVESLAGMETLKSVSGEGTMLSRWHKLADIGSHSQQRLRDINSLAVGLAQTFQQVSTVSLIVGGYYLFANGDITMGAIIAIVMLSSRSLAPAGQIAYLLTRGRQAQEALDSIEKLFEGGDERKQGSSLALGALEKPTIRLEDLSFAYEGTAQSALSGIDLTITPGEKIAIVGRVASGKSTLGRVVCGLYPPSDGALLLNGIDARQFRPELLRQALRFVGQDAVLFTGSIKDNLAISDPGIADERLIEAMRKTGADMFLSRDAGGFDRPVGEDGRMLSGGQRAFMALTRALVTDAEVLFLDEPTGAMDSHTEKLLVERLGKALAPDQTLIIATHRPALFSICDRLIVLDSGKIVADGPVQDVLKQAGSELAKGDPA